One Polaribacter reichenbachii genomic window, GTGAAATAAATGACCACTCATACCAAAAGAACATAATGCTGTATTTATTGATTTCATATTTAATTTTTTATCTGTTTAATTCTAAAGCAGCCAAAATAAATGGCCCTGTACCATGTAAGTTATTTACTCTTTTTGCTTCGTTTATATAATATTCATATGATGCATCTCTGTATGGATTTCCGCCTAAACCAGCACCTTTACAAGTTTGTGTTAAATGCACTTCACCATCTTGATCTACTTTAACCAACTCTTTAACCAAACCATCAAAAGCTTTATTAGCAGCTTCATTAAACTCTGAAGGTAAATAGCCTTTTTTAACTCCTTTTGCAAAAGCATACGCAAACATTGCTGTACCAGAAGATTCTAAATAATTACCTTCTCTACCTGGAAAATTAGGAACTTGATACCAATTACCTGTTTTGTCTTGTACTTTCACTAAAGCAGAAGATAAATCATTTAGTTGTTGAATTAATATGTCTCTTTTTGGGTGGTTCTCTGGAAAATAATCTAACACATCTACCAAAGCCATAACATACCAACCTAAAGATCTAGACCAAAAATTTGGAGATTTACCAGTTGTTTTATCCGCCCAACCCATTTGTTTGCTTTCGTCCCAAGCGTGTAATAATAACCCAGTTTTTTTATCTAATGTTTTGTTATAAATAAGTTCAAACTGGTGTGCAACATCGTCAAAATTCTTTCCATCTTCATATTCAGAAATATACCTTGCCAAAAATGGTTGTCCCATATATAAACCATCTAACCACATTTGATTTGGATATATTTTTTTATGCCAAAGTCCACCAGAATTAGTTCTTGGATGTGTTTTTAATTGTTTTCTTAATGTTTTAATGGCTGTTAAATATCTTTCTTCTTTTGTTTTTTCATACAAAAAAAACAGAATTTTTCCTGCATTGATATTATCGATATTATATTTCTCTAAATCATAATTTAAAATAGTTCCTGTGCTATCTATTAATTCATCTGCATATCCTTTTTCATATTCAAAATATTTTTCATCTCCAGTTTTTTTATACAGTTTCTCAAAAGACAAAGCCAATAAACCATGTTTGTAATTCCAGTTTAGTTTCTTGTGATTATCTACATCACTTGCTTTTGGAAAACGTTTCATTATTGACAATGCCATACGTTCAGACCATTTTAAATCTTTAGAAATAGTAATTTCTTTTACGGTATCTGCTTTCTTAACTTCTTTTTTTTCCCCTTTACAACTTGTAAAAAAACCTGTAAGTAATATTAGTATTATTGCTGTTTTTTTCATCTTATTTTACTTTTTTTGGTACTTCTTAATTACTAAATATTTTAAATCTGTGTCTCCTGTATTACTAATTCCGTGCATGCTAAAAGACGGACAATAAAGGCTTGTATTTGCTCCTACAACAACCTCTTTTCCGTTTAGGTAAAATTTTGCCTTACCTTCTAAAACATAAAAAAATTCATCTTCTTTGTGTTTATGTGGCGGATGTGTTGCTTTTCCTGGTGCAACAACACTCATTTTTAATGTACGCCCGTCTAAAAAATCTTTATCTGCAAACCAATATTGGTAACCTACTTTTGTTGGTTTTACTTCATCTTTATTAAAAGTATTTACACAGTTTTCTATTGTATATTCTTTTTCTTGCTCTAAAATTTTATTGCTTTTTAATGTTAAAAGACCAATAAATAACAAAGACAAAACTTTTATTACTAGAACTTTTTTCATTTTATTGTAATGTATTATTAGTGTTTAATTCTGATAACTTTTCATTTAAATAAATAAGAAATTCGTTTTCTGTTTTAATTCCATTAGGTTCTTGCTCCCAAGCTGCTAAAAAATAAAATACTATAGATTCTGTAGTTGGTTTAAATTCAATTAAATAATCGTCTTCTCCTTTTTTAACTTCTGATGTTGTTGCTTTTTCATAAAAAATCGCCATTCCTAAATTATCTGGCACCAATGTTTGCTTACCATAAGTAGCAATGTATGCCCATTTTTTATTTTCGCTTTCTTTTTTTAAATAATTCACTTTGTGATCTACAATTCCGGTTACAATTCCGTTGATTGCTTTTGAAGATTGAATGGTATGTTTTGTAATTCTAGAATCTGAATTGATACTTAAAATAGATTTTAAATCTATTTTATCATTAGCTGTTTCCCATCCTTTGTAATTAATTGTAATTTTAGAATTATTTAATGAATTCTCTATGGAAGCAAATGTAGAATCTACTTGTTTAAAATGAAACATTTCTGTATCTACCAATCTTCCAATAGAACCTATTCCTAACCCTTTACCAACTTTTAAAATATCTTGTCCCCAAGATTGCGGCTCATGATAAGAATCGAAGCCATCTTGCCCAACTTTAGAGAGAATTAAAGAATCTGTTTTTTTTCCGAAAATATCTATAGCATTTCGCCAATCTAAATATAATCTATAACCTACTTTATTACTCTCCCAACCAGGACCTTCATATCTTAAATACCATGTATGATCTGTATGAATGTCTGGTACTCTTAACTCTGTAACATTTTTAAAAGATGTTCCTCCATCATATTCTTTATGTCCTCTCTCTCCATCAATCCATTTTCCACCTTCTGCTATAGAAATTTCTGCATATGTTTTTGGTGAAGAAACAACTTCTGTAGTATTAATTATTTTTTCTTTTTTTTCTGATTTACAAGCTATAATAGTAGCAACAGAAAACATCATTGCAATTAATTTTATTGTTTTCATTTTAGTTTGATTTAAAAATTTGTTTTAAAAATTGAGTTATAATTTTTAACGTATCATTAAAATATGGTTGAAATAACCAGAACGTATGAGGGCTATTGGGTATTGTTTCTATCTGACTGTATATAGCATAATTATCTAAAATTTTAATCATATCATCTCTTCCTGCATGAAATCTTTTAAATTGACTATTAATAAATAAAATTGGAGGTGTATTTTTATCTGTGTGAAATAATGGCGAAGCTTCTTTCCATATTTTTGGTTTATCTCTAAAAGAACCACCTAACCATAAACTTGCCATTTTACCCTCTTTAGATTCTGGATGCTTAAAAGCCAAAATACCATCTAAGTTTATAATTGCTTTAACCGTAGCAGAAACTATATTATTTACCTCTTCTTCAAATTTAATATTATTATTTGTAGTACCCACCAATGTTGCCATTTGTGCACCAGAAGAGGCCCCCAATATTACAACTTTAGAACTGTCTGTATGAAACCTTTTCGCATTTAATTTAATAAATTTAATTGCAGATTTAACATCAAAAATTCCTTTAGGATATTTCGCTTCATCAGCTAACCTATATTCTATAGCAAAACAAGAGTACCCTTTTGAGGCAATATTTTGAGCCAATGCATGCATATGAGATTTGTTGCCTGATTTCCAACCGCCACCGTGAACTAAAACTACCGCAGGATTATTTTTTCTTTTGTTTATAAAAGCATCTAATTTAAGATTTCTACTCTTTAAGCTTTTGTAAATAATATTATTTATTTCAGAAACATTTTTAAACCTACTTAGTGGTACAATTTTAATTTTAGGAAAGCTTTTTTTATACTTATTAAAAGCGCTATTTATTGTATAACTTGTATCTATATTCTGCTTTTGAAAAGCAAAAAAATTGGTTGTAAAAAGAAAAAAAATAAATACAGCTATGTGTTTCATAAATGCCCTTAAATAAATAAGCCTGATTTTCACAAAAAATCAGGCTTAAATAAAATCAACTCAAATTTAATAATAATTACTTTATTCTATCTTAAAACCTCTCTTAATGCTTTCTATTATTGATAAGCAGCATTCTGTGGAAAGTCTTTATTCTGATTTAAATCTAAAGCAGATTGTGGTATTGGTCTTAAAATTTTAAGTTCACCATTTGCTCCGTTAAAATTAGCTGCATCAACTAAATAATTATACATAGATGCACGTTCTACCAACTTCCCAGTACGTTTTAAATCGAACCATCTATGGTATTCTCCAAACAACTCTCTAGCTCTTTCGTCTAATACAATATCTATATCATAATCTGCTAAAGGTGTGGTTAAACCTGCTCTATTTCTAACTGCGTTTAATCTAGCCAAACCTGTTGCTTTATTGGTGTTTAAATAAGCCTCTGCTGCTATTAAATAAGTTTCACCTAATCTAGATAAAATAATATCTCTAGTACTAACTCTAGAATCATCTTGAAATGGTGCTTTTGGATCGTCGAATTTTTTTGCTGGTATTGTTTGGTAGTCGCTACTTACAACACCGGCTGCATAAGTACCCCATTCATGTATTTGTGCTTCAGGATGTTCTAAAGCATAAGCAGTAATATCTGCAGGAGTTGCCCATTGTGGTGCATAATAATGTCTTACTTCTAAGCCACTAGTATCATCTACATCAAATGCATCATAATATCTCATAAATGCTTCTGTCATAAATGTTGCCTTATATCTTTCATCTTCTTCAGTAAATAAACTCAAAGCAAAATCTGTAGCCAATAAAGTATAACTTCTCCAACCAGCATTACCAGCATTTTCAGAACCACCTAAATAAGGTCCGTACCAATTTGCTTGTTTATGACCTAAATTTTCTGGATCTGTACTAGCAGATGCTGTACTGTATTGTACAGAAAAAACAGTTTCGTTATTTAATTCGTTTCCAGGCTTCCATAACTCATCAAAAGGAATAGTTAAAGACTGACCCGCAATAGCTTCATCTGCATAAGACGCCGCAGTTGCAAAATCATTAGCATCTGCAAAACTTTCGTATGCTCTTGTTAAATGTACTTTAGCTAACAAGTGTTGTACGGCTTTTTTATTAACTCTACCAACATAAGAACCGCTAGTAACAGCGTTTAAAGACTCTTCTAAATCTGTAATTATTAATTTATAAACATCTTCTGCCGAATCTCTATTAAATGATAAAACTGGGCTATCTAAAAAATCTTTTAAAATACCGACGCCACCATAAGTTTGTACCAGTAAAAAATATGCATTGGCTCTTAAATACTTTATCTCTCCAACCAATTGATTTAAATTAATTGTTTTTTCTGTTAAATCTGAATAATACAAAGCAGTATTAGCAGAATTAATTGCTCTATAACAAGAAGTATACAGTTGGTCTACATCTACAGAAGAAGAATTTAATTGTGTATATTGAGAAAGACCATCTGGTTCTGAACCTCTACCAGAGCCTACAGCATATAAATCTGTTCCGGCACAAAACACATAAGCATCTCCACCATATATTTCCTTTAATTGCGCATAATTTGCGTTAACTAATGTTTCAAAACCAGAAGCAGTTGTATAGAAAGATTCTGCTGTTTCATTTGATCTATTATCCTCGTCAATAAAATCTGAACAAGCACTAAAAAGTATTGTTAAGATTCCTAAAACTAATATTTTTTTCATCTTTTTTTATTTAAAATTTTAAACTTAATCCTAATTGATATGTAGCAGAACTAACTCTACCTACGTTAAATGATGCTGTTGCCCATTCTGGGTCATAACCATCATAATCTGTTATTACAAAAGGATTTAACACATTTGCATAAATTCTAAGTCCTTTAATTTTTAATTTATCTAACAAATCTCTATTAAAAGTATAACCAACAGCAATGTTCTTAATTTTTATAAATGAAGCATCTCTATAATACCCTACTCTATCGTTTCTCCAATACGTACCAGCATTTCTAGGTTGTGGATAAGAGTTTGAAAATTGTGCAGGAATACCAGCAGCATTTTCAGGAATATACCAATCTGCAATATCTAATTTTTGTCTACCTCTATCTCTAACGTCTGTAAAGTTTTGATGAAATTCACTATAAGCAAACACACCTTGATTTGTGAATACAGAAATAGATAAGTCGAAATCTCCAACTCTTAAATTAGAAATAATACTTCCTGACCAAGAAGGATCTGAGTTACCCAAAATAGTTCTGTCGTTGTTTGCGTCTATTTTACCATCACCATTTAAATCTTTAACTTTTGCCTGCCCTGGAGTTTGACCAAAACTTGCAGCTTCTGCTGCTTCACTTGGTTGCCATATACCGTCAAAAACAAAGTTATAATAAGAGTTTAAAGATTCTCCAATAAACCAGTTATTACCAATATCATCAACTTCTGACTGCCCATTAATCTCCTCTAAACTATTTGTATTTTTAGTAAAGGTAAAAGTAGTTTCCCAAGAAAAATTTTCTTTTTGAATATTTTTAGTAGTTAATAGAATTTCTACCCCTTTGTTACTAATAGATCCAAAGTTTGCAAAAGTACTACCACTTGGTACACCTAACTCTAAAGGTAAACTTTGTCTACCAATTTGTCCTTCAGATAATCTATCATAAACATCTAAACTACCAGAAATTCTATTGTTTAAAAACCCAAAATCTACACCAAAATTAACTTCTCTAGTTTTTTCCCAAGTAAGAGTTTTATTTGCTAAAGAAGAAGCCAACCAACCATTTGCAGTTGCTCCATCAAAATCATAAAATAATTGTTGATCTAAAGTATTTAATGTAGAATATGAAGGTACATTATCATTACCTGTATACCCAAAACTAACTCTAGCTTTTAAGTTTGAAATAGTATTATTGTCGCTTAAAAAGTTTTCTTCGTTAATTTTCCACGCAAATGCTGCAGAAGGAAAAGATTCCCACTTGTTGCCTTCAGATAATACAGAAGAACCATCCCATCTATTAGATAATGTAAACAAGTATCTATCTTTAAACGCATAATTTAATCTTAAAGCATAAGAGCTTAAAGTATTTTTTATAAAAGCAGAACCTAAATTAAAAGTACTTGAATTACCAGAACCAACATTATTAAACCCTGTGTTAAAAGGTTGTTCTCTAGAACTTAGAAAAGAGCTTTCTGTAGTGTTAGAGTAAATACTTTGTAAACCTAATAAGTTAAATGAATGGTCTTCATTTAAATCGTGTTTTATATTAAATTGATTATCCCAAGTATAGTTAAAGTTTTCACTAGTAGATAATTCTGACGAAGGTAAGTTTTTATTACTAAGACCCGTATTAGTTAAGGCTCCCCAAGCTTTTCCTCTTGTTGAGTTTGTATAACCACCAGAATATGTTGTTTTTAAACTTAACCATTCTAAAGGTTTGTATTCAAAATATACATTTCCTAATATTTTCCATCTTCTTCTCTCATCATCTGTATTTGCAATTTCTAATAATGGGTTATATGTACTAGTTTTATTAATAGCAAAATTACCGTTTGTTGGGTATGTTAATTTACCTGGTTGTGGAAATAATTCTCCCACTAACTCGTTCCCATTGTCATCTATAGCCCAAGGCGATAAAAATGGATTTAATCTAAAAGCATCTCTCATTGCAACAGAACTTCCAAATTGCTCGTTAGTTTTAGCTATAGTTATGTTAGATCCTGCAGAAATTTTATCATTTATCTTATGATTTACACCTAATTTTAAGGTATACTTATCTATAGACTCATTAGCAATATTTCCTGTTTCTTTTTGCATTCCTAAACCTAAATTATAAGCTAAACCGTTTTCTGCTCTACCACTTATGTTTACATAGTTATTTTGCTGAATTCCAGAAGATAAAACAGCATCATACCAATCGAATACTTGATTTTTATTTGCTCTTTCTAATAATAATGCATTTGCAGAACCAACAACAGAACCTGCTAACATATCTGCTGTTGTAGTTGATGCATCTCCACCATTCGTTGTTGCAAAATAAGCAGATTGGTGATATTTCCACCATTTTTCTCCACCCATCATTTTTGGTAATCTTGTAGTAGCTTTTACACCATAAGAGGTTTCTAAAGAAACATTAAAACCAGATTTTGCATTTGAACCGTTTTTGGTTGTAACAATTACAACACCATTTGCTCCTCTAGAACCATAAATTGCAGATGATGATGCATCTTTTAGCACATCCATCCTAGAAATATCTTGTGGATTTAAAAAACTAATATCATCTACAAATACCCCATCTACAACAAATAACGGACTACCTCCACTTAACGAATTTGTTCCTCTAATTGTCATATTAAAACCATCACCAACTCTACCAGTTGCCGATGAAATTTGCACACCCGCAATATTACCCTGTATGGCTTCTAGAGGGTTTGTAGCATTCTTTTCTGTAATTGCAGCTGCACTAACCGTACTTACTGTACCTGTTAAGTCTTTTTTCTTTACTGTACCGTAACCCACCACAACTATTTCATCTAAAGACTGTTCGTCTGGAGATAAGCTAATATCTATTTTACTCTTTCCACTAACGACTACTTCTTTAGAACTATAGCCAAGATAAGATATAATTAAGGTAGAATTAGCATTTTTTAAAGTAATAGAATAATTTCCGTTGAAATCTGTATAAGTACCATTGTTGGTTCCTTTTTCTAAAATATTTACTCCTGGTAGTGGTGAATTTGTTTCAGAATCTGTAATAATACCTTTAACTGTTTTATCCTTCTGAGCCAAAATGGAGTTAACTCCAAAAACCCCAAAAAGTAATAGTAAGGTTGCAAAATGCTTAATGCATTTTTTGTGTAAGAATTTAATGTTCATAATTTAATTGTTGTTTTTTATAGTTAATGTTAATTTGGTTGTTTTGGACTTTGCATTAATGAACCGTTTATGTAAGTATCTATTAATTTTAAATTTGATAAATGTTCTATTGAAAAAGCATTATCTACTTTTTCTATAACTACATTTTTAAGTGTTACGTTGTTTATTTTAGACTGCTCATAACCTTTTGCTAAAATAGCATAGTAACCACCATTTTTAACTTTAATATTTTCTAACAAAATATTCTTAATTTCTGGAATAAATTCCCCTGTTTGATTTACATAAGTAGCATAATGCATATTTAATTTTAAAACAGCTTCTTTTACTTGACCAACTTCTAAATCTCTTACATATACACCATCTATTACTCCACCTCTTCTAGAATTTGTTTTTAATCTAATAGCTCTATCTAAATTAGGGCTATTCATTTTACAGTTTTCTACATATACATTTTTTACTCCTGCAGACATTTCACTTCCAATTACAACCCCTCCATGTCCATCTATCATATTACAATTTTGCACCACAATATTTTCGCTTTTAATACCCACTCTTCTACCTTCTGCATCTCTACCCGCTTTTATTGCAATACAATCATCACCAGTATTAAATATGCAATTTTTTATTAGTACGTTTTTAGAGTACTCAGGGTCACAACCATCATTATTAGGCCCGTGACTTTCAACAGTTACTCCATCTACAATAATGTTTTTAGATTTAAAGGGATGTATAATCCAAAAAGGTGCGTTAATTATTTTAACCCCTTCTAGCATTACACTTTCGCATTCATAAAATTCAATAAAATTTGGACGTAAATAGTGTCCATCTCCAAAGATTCTATCATTTAAAGGAACATTATTTTGCCCCATATCCATTAATCTTGGCAGATTTAAACTATCTCTTTGCATAGGATCTCCTTTCTTATAACCATAAGTATCTTTTCCGCACCATTTCCACCAATTATTATTACTTGCCTGACCATTTAAAACACCTTTACCAGTAATAGCGACATTTTTTTTATTTTTTACATAAATTAAAGGTGAGTAATTCATTAATTCTACCCCTTCATATGAGGTCGCAACTAATGGATAATAATCTTTCGGGTTTGTGCTAAATAATATTTCTGCTCCCTCTTCTAAATGAAGATTAACATTATTTTCTAAATGAATAGCACCTGTTAAATATTTCCCAGCTGGAATTACAATTTTTCCTCCACCATTATCTGTACACGTTTTAATAACTTGCTTAAAAGCAGCTGTATTAAAAGTAACTCCATCTGGTACACCTCCAAAATCTAAAAAATTATAAGTTTTATCTAAAAATTTAGGTTTGCTTATAGAGTTAATTACTTTATTCATATTCTCCCAAACGCTTAAAGGTTCTTGAACTTCTTTTTTTTCTTTACAAGAAGCCATTACTACCAAACAAAAAATTATTACTATTGAAAATGCGCTAAAAATTTTGGTTTCTCTTTTCATATTATTTTACAGCCTCTTTTTTTTTATTATCCTTGTTTATTAATTAAAAGTAAGATCACATAATGTAATCGATTACCAAACATAGAAAAACAGTTCCGATTATCCAAATATATTTAACTAAAAATTGATAAATATGTATTTTTAGCTGTATTTTTAAAAAAAAATCGCTTTTTTTGGGCTTTGAAATAATTTATTTGACATTTCTAAAAAAAATTAATTATAAAAATGTAATCGATAACAATTAAATAATAACTATTTTACTTGTCAAGTTTAAAAAAATACCTTTATTTTATTAAAACAGCTAAAATGTCTAAAAAAACAACAATATACGATATTGCTAAGGAGCTAAACATAACAGCTGCAACAGTATCTAGAGCATTAAATAACAACCCTAAAATTAGCGCAAAAACGAAAGAATTAGTTTTTGAAACCGCTAAAAAAATGCACTATGAACAAAATAAACTTGCACTAGCTCTTAAAAGCGGAAAAAGTTTTAATGTAGGTGTTATTGTACCAAGAATAGATAGTAACTTTTTTAGTTCTGTAATTCGTGGTATTGAAGAAGAATTAT contains:
- a CDS encoding glycoside hydrolase family 88/105 protein gives rise to the protein MKKTAIILILLTGFFTSCKGEKKEVKKADTVKEITISKDLKWSERMALSIMKRFPKASDVDNHKKLNWNYKHGLLALSFEKLYKKTGDEKYFEYEKGYADELIDSTGTILNYDLEKYNIDNINAGKILFFLYEKTKEERYLTAIKTLRKQLKTHPRTNSGGLWHKKIYPNQMWLDGLYMGQPFLARYISEYEDGKNFDDVAHQFELIYNKTLDKKTGLLLHAWDESKQMGWADKTTGKSPNFWSRSLGWYVMALVDVLDYFPENHPKRDILIQQLNDLSSALVKVQDKTGNWYQVPNFPGREGNYLESSGTAMFAYAFAKGVKKGYLPSEFNEAANKAFDGLVKELVKVDQDGEVHLTQTCKGAGLGGNPYRDASYEYYINEAKRVNNLHGTGPFILAALELNR
- a CDS encoding SusC/RagA family TonB-linked outer membrane protein, which gives rise to MNIKFLHKKCIKHFATLLLLFGVFGVNSILAQKDKTVKGIITDSETNSPLPGVNILEKGTNNGTYTDFNGNYSITLKNANSTLIISYLGYSSKEVVVSGKSKIDISLSPDEQSLDEIVVVGYGTVKKKDLTGTVSTVSAAAITEKNATNPLEAIQGNIAGVQISSATGRVGDGFNMTIRGTNSLSGGSPLFVVDGVFVDDISFLNPQDISRMDVLKDASSSAIYGSRGANGVVIVTTKNGSNAKSGFNVSLETSYGVKATTRLPKMMGGEKWWKYHQSAYFATTNGGDASTTTADMLAGSVVGSANALLLERANKNQVFDWYDAVLSSGIQQNNYVNISGRAENGLAYNLGLGMQKETGNIANESIDKYTLKLGVNHKINDKISAGSNITIAKTNEQFGSSVAMRDAFRLNPFLSPWAIDDNGNELVGELFPQPGKLTYPTNGNFAINKTSTYNPLLEIANTDDERRRWKILGNVYFEYKPLEWLSLKTTYSGGYTNSTRGKAWGALTNTGLSNKNLPSSELSTSENFNYTWDNQFNIKHDLNEDHSFNLLGLQSIYSNTTESSFLSSREQPFNTGFNNVGSGNSSTFNLGSAFIKNTLSSYALRLNYAFKDRYLFTLSNRWDGSSVLSEGNKWESFPSAAFAWKINEENFLSDNNTISNLKARVSFGYTGNDNVPSYSTLNTLDQQLFYDFDGATANGWLASSLANKTLTWEKTREVNFGVDFGFLNNRISGSLDVYDRLSEGQIGRQSLPLELGVPSGSTFANFGSISNKGVEILLTTKNIQKENFSWETTFTFTKNTNSLEEINGQSEVDDIGNNWFIGESLNSYYNFVFDGIWQPSEAAEAASFGQTPGQAKVKDLNGDGKIDANNDRTILGNSDPSWSGSIISNLRVGDFDLSISVFTNQGVFAYSEFHQNFTDVRDRGRQKLDIADWYIPENAAGIPAQFSNSYPQPRNAGTYWRNDRVGYYRDASFIKIKNIAVGYTFNRDLLDKLKIKGLRIYANVLNPFVITDYDGYDPEWATASFNVGRVSSATYQLGLSLKF
- a CDS encoding DUF4861 family protein, giving the protein MKTIKLIAMMFSVATIIACKSEKKEKIINTTEVVSSPKTYAEISIAEGGKWIDGERGHKEYDGGTSFKNVTELRVPDIHTDHTWYLRYEGPGWESNKVGYRLYLDWRNAIDIFGKKTDSLILSKVGQDGFDSYHEPQSWGQDILKVGKGLGIGSIGRLVDTEMFHFKQVDSTFASIENSLNNSKITINYKGWETANDKIDLKSILSINSDSRITKHTIQSSKAINGIVTGIVDHKVNYLKKESENKKWAYIATYGKQTLVPDNLGMAIFYEKATTSEVKKGEDDYLIEFKPTTESIVFYFLAAWEQEPNGIKTENEFLIYLNEKLSELNTNNTLQ
- a CDS encoding RagB/SusD family nutrient uptake outer membrane protein, which codes for MKKILVLGILTILFSACSDFIDEDNRSNETAESFYTTASGFETLVNANYAQLKEIYGGDAYVFCAGTDLYAVGSGRGSEPDGLSQYTQLNSSSVDVDQLYTSCYRAINSANTALYYSDLTEKTINLNQLVGEIKYLRANAYFLLVQTYGGVGILKDFLDSPVLSFNRDSAEDVYKLIITDLEESLNAVTSGSYVGRVNKKAVQHLLAKVHLTRAYESFADANDFATAASYADEAIAGQSLTIPFDELWKPGNELNNETVFSVQYSTASASTDPENLGHKQANWYGPYLGGSENAGNAGWRSYTLLATDFALSLFTEEDERYKATFMTEAFMRYYDAFDVDDTSGLEVRHYYAPQWATPADITAYALEHPEAQIHEWGTYAAGVVSSDYQTIPAKKFDDPKAPFQDDSRVSTRDIILSRLGETYLIAAEAYLNTNKATGLARLNAVRNRAGLTTPLADYDIDIVLDERARELFGEYHRWFDLKRTGKLVERASMYNYLVDAANFNGANGELKILRPIPQSALDLNQNKDFPQNAAYQ
- a CDS encoding alpha/beta hydrolase, which gives rise to MKHIAVFIFFLFTTNFFAFQKQNIDTSYTINSAFNKYKKSFPKIKIVPLSRFKNVSEINNIIYKSLKSRNLKLDAFINKRKNNPAVVLVHGGGWKSGNKSHMHALAQNIASKGYSCFAIEYRLADEAKYPKGIFDVKSAIKFIKLNAKRFHTDSSKVVILGASSGAQMATLVGTTNNNIKFEEEVNNIVSATVKAIINLDGILAFKHPESKEGKMASLWLGGSFRDKPKIWKEASPLFHTDKNTPPILFINSQFKRFHAGRDDMIKILDNYAIYSQIETIPNSPHTFWLFQPYFNDTLKIITQFLKQIFKSN
- a CDS encoding cupin domain-containing protein; its protein translation is MKKVLVIKVLSLLFIGLLTLKSNKILEQEKEYTIENCVNTFNKDEVKPTKVGYQYWFADKDFLDGRTLKMSVVAPGKATHPPHKHKEDEFFYVLEGKAKFYLNGKEVVVGANTSLYCPSFSMHGISNTGDTDLKYLVIKKYQKK
- a CDS encoding glycoside hydrolase family 28 protein; translated protein: MKRETKIFSAFSIVIIFCLVVMASCKEKKEVQEPLSVWENMNKVINSISKPKFLDKTYNFLDFGGVPDGVTFNTAAFKQVIKTCTDNGGGKIVIPAGKYLTGAIHLENNVNLHLEEGAEILFSTNPKDYYPLVATSYEGVELMNYSPLIYVKNKKNVAITGKGVLNGQASNNNWWKWCGKDTYGYKKGDPMQRDSLNLPRLMDMGQNNVPLNDRIFGDGHYLRPNFIEFYECESVMLEGVKIINAPFWIIHPFKSKNIIVDGVTVESHGPNNDGCDPEYSKNVLIKNCIFNTGDDCIAIKAGRDAEGRRVGIKSENIVVQNCNMIDGHGGVVIGSEMSAGVKNVYVENCKMNSPNLDRAIRLKTNSRRGGVIDGVYVRDLEVGQVKEAVLKLNMHYATYVNQTGEFIPEIKNILLENIKVKNGGYYAILAKGYEQSKINNVTLKNVVIEKVDNAFSIEHLSNLKLIDTYINGSLMQSPKQPN